The following are encoded in a window of Rosa chinensis cultivar Old Blush chromosome 4, RchiOBHm-V2, whole genome shotgun sequence genomic DNA:
- the LOC112196319 gene encoding pentatricopeptide repeat-containing protein At4g14820 produces MSTLPCTTLSLPRHPNPKPSPTILFTTPTTLFTSLSSSTNLKHLKQVHAQILKSNLDRSDSLLFKLLLSSFTLSPTLHYPLSLFTQIPKPQTHLCNKLLRELSRCREPEKALLVYERMRREGVALDRFSFPPLLKAVSRASALAEGIEIHGLVCKLGFDLDPFVQTVLVRMYAACGRVMDARLVFDKMPSRDVVAWSIMIDGYCQSGHYDIAFNLFEEMKNSDVKPDEMILSTILSACGRAGKLTYGKAVHDFIEENEIVVDSHILSALIALYAGSGCMDLAQQLFDKTSEKNFVVATAMVSGYSKLGRVEDARLIFDQIVQKDLVCWSAMISGYAESDRPQEALRLFSEMKVSGLRPDQVTMLSVISACAHLGALDQAKWVHLYVDKNGFGGALSVNNALIDMYAKCGSLERARGVFEKMPRRNVITWTTMISAFAMHGDASNALNFFNQMKLANVEPNGVTFVGVLYACSHAGLVEQGRQIFASMVNEYNITPKHEHYGCMVDLYGRANLLREALEVIETMPLAPNVVIWGSLMAACQIHGEIELGEFAAKQVLELEPDHDGALVVLSNIYAKERRWEEVGMVRKIMKNNGISKQRGCSRIELKNEIYEFLMADRSHKQADQIYEKLDEVVREVKQVGYTPNTCNILVDLEEEEKKEAILWHSEKLALSFGLIGAKKGSCIRIVKNLRICEDCHTFMKLASKVYDREIIVRDRTRFHHYKHGYCSCKDYW; encoded by the exons ATGTCAACCCTACCCTGCACCACCTTGTCCCTCCCTCGCCacccaaacccaaaaccaagCCCAACAATCCTATTCACCACACCCACAACCCTCTTCACATCCCTCTCCTCCTCCACCAACCTCAAGCACCTCAAACAAGTCCACGCCCAAATCCTCAAATCCAACCTCGACCGCTCCGACTCTCTTCTCTTCAAActcctcctctcctccttcACCCTCTCCCCGACCCTCCACTACCCCCTCTCCCTCTTCACCCAAATCCCGAAACCCCAAACCCATCTCTGCAACAAGCTCCTGCGTGAGCTTTCGCGGTGCCGTGAACCCGAAAAGGCCCTCTTGGTTTATGAGAGGATGAGGAGGGAGGGCGTGGCTCTCGACAGGTTCAGCTTCCCGCCGCTGTTGAAGGCCGTGTCGAGGGCTTCGGCTCTGGCTGAGGGGATAGAGATTCATGGGCTTGTGTGCAAGTTGGGCTTTGATTTGGACCCGTTTGTGCAGACGGTTTTGGTTAGAATGTACGCTGCTTGTGGGAGGGTTATGGATGCACGCCTGGTGTTTGATAAAATGCCTAGCCGGGATGTTGTTGCCTGGAGTATTATGATTGATGG GTACTGTCAGAGTGGCCATTATGACATTGCATTCAACCTCTTTGAAGAGATGAAGAATTCGGATGTGAAGCCAGATGAGATGATTCTTTCCACCATTCTTTCTGCCTGCGGCCGTGCTGGGAAGTTAACTTATGGGAAAGCAGTCCATGACTTCATTGAGGAGAATGAAATTGTGGTCGACTCTCATATACTGAGTGCTCTTATCGCACTGTATGCTGGTAGCGGTTGTATGGATTTGGCTCAGCAATTGTTTGACAAGACGTCAGAGAAAAATTTCGTAGTTGCAACTGCTATGGTCTCTGGGTATTCAAAACTAGGACGGGTTGAAGATGCACGCTTGATTTTTGACCAAATTGTTCAGAAGGACTTGGTCTGTTGGAGTGCTATGATATCTGGTTATGCTGAAAGTGATCGACCTCAAGAGGCACTTAGattgttttctgaaatgaaAGTTTCGGGATTAAGACCTGATCAAGTCACCATGTTGAGTGTCATTTCAGCTTGTGCTCATCTTGGTGCACTGGATCAAGCTAAATGGGTTCATTTATATGTTGATAAGAATGGATTTGGTGGAGCTTTGTCTGTCAACAATGCCCTCATTGATATGTATGCGAAATGTGGAAGCTTGGAAAGAGCAAGAGGGGTGTTTGAGAAAATGCCGAGAAGAAATGTGATAACTTGGACCACTATGATTAGTGCCTTTGCCATGCATGGGGATGCTAGTAATGCACTCAACTTCTTCAATCAAATGAAACTTGCCAATGTAGAGCCCAATGGGGTTACATTTGTGGGTGTGCTTTATGCTTGTAGTCATGCCGGGTTAGTTGAGCAGGGTAGACAAATCTTTGCATCGATGGTGAATGAATATAATATCACTCCTAAACACGAGCACTATGGTTGCATGGTTGACCTCTATGGCCGTGCAAATCTCTTGAGAGAAGCTCTTGAGGTTATAGAGACAATGCCCTTGGCACCCAATGTTGTCATTTGGGGATCTTTGATGGCAGCTTGTCAGATTCATGGTGAGATTGAATTAGGAGAATTTGCTGCAAAACAGGTTCTTGAGCTGGAACCAGATCATGATGGAGCCCTTGTCGTCTTATCAAACATCTatgcaaaagaaagaagatgggAAGAAGTTGGTATGGTGaggaaaataatgaaaaataatGGCATCTCAAAGCAGAGGGGATGTAGCAGGATAGAACTGAAGAATGAGATATATGAGTTTTTAATGGCAGACAGAAGTCATAAACAAGCAGATCAGATCTATGAGAAGCTAGATGAGGTAGTTAGGGAGGTGAAGCAAGTCGGTTATACGCCCAATACATGTAACATTTTGGTTGATTTagaagaggaggaaaagaaagaagcgatTCTCTGGCACAGTGAGAAGTTGGCTCTTTCTTTTGGTTTGATAGGTGCAAAAAAGGGTTCTTGCATTCGCATAGTTAAGAATCTCAGGATTTGTGAAGATTGCCATACTTTCATGAAGTTGGCTTCAAAGGTGTATGATAGAGAGATTATTGTCAGAGATAGGACTAGGTTTCACCATTACAAACATGGTTACTGTTCTTGTAAAGACTACTGGTAA
- the LOC112196320 gene encoding uncharacterized protein LOC112196320 yields MTISNNKQTISPKPQRTQFATMKKTVTTPTTASSASSSSSSVKSSTTGPPMEEDRSESCYYPGCRKDANCNCDMCLASINATLDLMPFSVQKSSMTKFSSSRPDRPNSSVEQTPISFDASVLSTPISTSPRFQASPDLKPSARLDFEQSVVEKEEGRKWGFGWDCWKLVLGLSLVYVVVYGFYSNLASGVLKPVLSPEIVRNAGEKSWVVQDLNGRLRFLQKEMQGLVPGKVSNCSYPNSLWEITQDGLLLSSHCKLFKSAIEEVSIWGWPLQTAGLLTTGFSSRSYTILSGRVTEWSDGKVGYVIRKENSSWVQRNWGASAVQLDPNTWLLEYRRSSVSHNQRLVSAVLSFLKYKLSRALGKIKQKFWLPSTFGNNQYYEVTAEYNIKIPT; encoded by the exons ATGACCATATCAAACAACAAACAGACCATCTCTCCTAAACCCCAAAGAACCCAATTCGCAACCATGAAGAAAACCGTTACCACACCGACCACGGCGTCGTCGGCGTCGTCTTCATCATCCTCAGTGAAGTCAAGCACCACAGGTCCTCCGATGGAGGAAGATCGATCCGAAAGCTGCTACTACCCAGGTTGCAGAAAAGACGCCAATTGCAATTGTGATATGTGCTTGGCCAGCATCAATGCCACTCTTGATTTGATGCCCTTTAGCGTCCAGAAGAGCTCGATGACAAAGTTCTCGTCTTCGAGGCCCGATCGGCCCAATTCTAGTGTTGAGCAGACTCCCATTTCTTTTGACGCTTCGGTTTTGTCGACCCCAATATCGACCTCTCCTCGGTTTCAAGCTTCTCCGGATCTTAAGCCCTCTGCAAGATTGGATTTTGAGCAGAGTGTGGTGGAGAAAGAGGAGGGGAGGAAATGGGGTTTTGGGTGGGATTGTTGGAAACTGGTTCTGGGTTTAAGTTTGGTTTATGTGGTGGTTTATGGGTTTTATTCTAATTTGGCTTCTGGGGTTTTGAAACCTGTTTTGTCACCTGAGATTGTGAGAAATGCTGGTGAGAAATCTTGGGTTGTGCAAGATTTGAATGGGAGGCTGAGGTTCTTGCAGAAAGAGATGCAGGGTCTTGTTCctggcaaggtttcaaattgcAGCTATCCTAATTCTCTTTGGGAAATTACCCAG GATGGTTTGCTTCTGAGTTCACATTGTAAACTGTTCAAATCTGCAATTGAAGAGGTGAGCATATGGGGATGGCCTTTGCAGACTGCAGGGTTGCTCACAACTGGGTTTTCGTCTCGGTCTTACACAATCTTATCAGGCAGAGTCACAGAG TGGTCAGATGGAAAGGTTGGCTATGTGATTCGAAAGGAAAACTCGTCTTGGGTGCAAAGGAATTGGGGTGCCTCAGCAGTGCAGTTAGATCCCAATACATGGCTTCTTGAGTATCGACGGAGTTCAGTATCTCACAACCAAAGATTGGTTTCAGCAGTACTCTCTTTCTTGAAATATAAACTTTCAAGAGCACTTGGAAAGATTAAGCAGAAGTTTTGGCTCCCCTCTACTTTTGGAAATAACCAGTACTATGAAGTTACTGCTGAATATAACATCAAGATCCCAACATGA